ACGTGCGCGAGGCCCTGCGCCGCAATCCCGAGGCAACGGTCGTGGCTGTGGAACGCGTTCCCGAAGTCGCTGAAAATGCGGCGGCGTCCATCCGCCAGGAGGGTTTTGCGGCCAGATGCCGGATGGTCAATGACGATGTTCGCGAACTGTCTTTTGGCCGGGAGTTCGACCTGATCACGTTGCACAACAACATCTACTACTTTTTGGAAGATGAGCGGCCCGAACTGCTGTCCCGACTGCGGTCCTGGCTGAAACCGGGGGGCAGGCTGGCGGTGACCACGGTATGCCGGGGCGGCGGCGGTCCCGTCTCCCGGGTGCTTATGCTGTGGTCGACGGTCACGGCCGATGCGGGGAGCCTGCCCTCTCCGGACGGCTTTGCGAACGTACTGACCCAGGCGGGTTTTTCCGGGGCCAGGACGCAGTCTCTTTTTCCCGGCGAGGCGTATACGCTTTTCACCGGGGAAAATCCGGCCTGAGGGAACGCGCCTCCCGATCAATATCGTCGCCTGAACGTCTTGGCAGGTATGGTGGGAGGTGGCGCAATGCAGCGGCAGGCCAGAACCCATGTGTCCGGGATGAGACAGGGACACAGGACGGTTTTTTCCCTAAAGCCGAAAGAGGATCGGGGGCGACATGAACACGGACACGCTCGGTTTTTGCGACCTGGGATGCCGGTACGCCTCCTGGCCGAAAAAGGACGGCATGGACGGTTCGGGCAGTTGCCGAACCTTTGCGGCCCTGTACTGTTCCCTCAAGGATCGTCCGGTGCACAAGAACATGCCCTGCCGGGACCGGCAGGAGCGCGACCCGGAGAAGGATTCCCGTTGAACAGGACCGTGCGGCCGATGCCGACGCGGGGCGGGAGGGCTGGAGGAGCGGGAAAAGGTGGGCGTCGTGGGGAAGCCTGGGCAAGGGACGTCCGAGCAGGGACGTCCCTTCCGCAGGGGAACCGGAGCCAGGCGGATGGCATCGGTGCGGTTGCCCAGGTAATGTTGTCGTTGTTTGATATGTTAGAAAAAGCATAACGAGATGCGAAGGTCCGGTCAAGGGCTTTTGAAAACGAAAAAAGGCCGGACGTCCAGGGCGGAGCGCGGCCTTTTTGTTGGATGCGCAGCAGGGGAGGCGCAGCGGCGGCCTGCGGCGGGCCGCACCCGCCAGAATGTTAGAGAAAGATGCCCACCACCGCCCCGGTCATGAGCGTGGCCAGGGTGCCCGACACAAGCGACCGCATGCCCAGGGCCACGATCTCCCCCCGGCGGGACGGGGCCATGGCCCCCATGCCGCCCACCAGGATGCCCAGGCTGCCGAAATTGGCGAAGCCGCACATGGCGTAGGTCATGATCAGCCGGGAGCGTTCGGACAGCGCGTCGGCGGGAAGCCGCGACATCTCCAGGTAGGCCAAAAGTTCGTTTAAGGCGGTCTTGACGCCCATAAGCATTCCGGCCGTTTCCGACTCGGCCCAGGGCACGCCGATGACCCACACCAGGGGCCGGAACACGAAGCCGAAGAGGCGCGGCAGGGTCAGCGGCGCGCCCATGACATCGGGCAGAAGCCCCAGGGCCTGATCCGCCAGGGAGACCATGGCCACCAGCACGATGAGCGTGCCCGTAACGTTGATCAGAAGCCCCATGCCGTCCGAGGCCCCCCGGGTGATGGCGTCCATGGGCCCGGCGGCCGGGTTGGGCGGAACGATCTCGCCGTCGGTGATTTTTCCGGTCTCGGGGATCATGACCATGGACACCAGGATGGCCGCCGGGGCGCTGATGATCGAGGCCACCAGGATATGCCCCAGGGCGTCGGGAATGACGTTTTGCAAAAAGGTGGCGTAGAGCACCATGACCGTCCCGGCGATGGTGGCCATGCCTGCGGTCATGACTGCGAACAGTTCGCTGCGGGTCATGTTCGCCAGATAGGGGCGGATGAACAGCGGGGCCTCCACCATGCCCACGAAGATGTTGGCGGCCACGCTCACCCCAAGCGCTCCGCCGATGCCCATGGTCTTTTGCAGCGCCTTGGACAGCACTTTGACCAGGACCGGGAGCACCCGCCAGTAAAAAAGGAGCGACGACAGGGCGCTGACCACCAGGATCAGCGGCAGGGCCTTGCAGGCCATGACGAAGGTGCTGCCCATGCCGGTCTCGGCAAAGGGCAGGGGGGCGCCGCCAAGGAAGCCGAAGACGAAGGTGGTTCCGGCCGTAGTGGCCGTGTCCAGGGCCATGACCAGCCGGTTCAGGCTCAGGAAGGCGTCCTTGATGACCGCAATCTTGAGGAATAAAAAGCCCACCGCAAGCTGCAGGACAATGCCCACCACGATGGTCCAAAGCCGCACAGCCCGCCGGTTTTCGCTCACAAGCCAGGCGATGAGCACCAATACAAGGAGTCCCGTCGCGCTTTGGACCATGGATGTCCCCGGACGTCCGGCTGGGTGGCCAGGGCAGGGGCGGCCGGTGCGCTTCTCGCCTGGTGTGGATTCAGGGCTGGTACGCCCTCAGGGTCCGTCGCCGCCCGAGGGCAGGACCAGCGTCTGGCCCGGGCGCAGTTTTTTGGGGTCCAGGCCCTTGTTGGCCCGACGCAGGGCGTCCGGGGCCAGGCCGTGCTGCCTGGCGATGCTGGCCAGGGTCTCGCCGCGTTGGACCACATGTTTTCGGGGGCCTTCGTCGCTCGGCGGCGGTGCGGCCGTGGCCTGGGGAACGGGAGTGGCCTCCGTCAGGGCCGCAAACAGGGTGTCCCGGGCCGGGGAGGGCGGAATGGGCAGGGCGTCTCCCGTGGCGGAGATCACCCGGGCAGCCAGGCGTCTGGCCCCGGCGTCGGTCAGATGCACGCCGTCGCCGGTGCGCAGGGGAATCAGCGCGCCCGAGAGGTCGCGGGCCGTGGGGGTGTAGGCGTCCTCGGCGTCGGAGAAGGTTTCCCAGGTGTCGATGAAACGGCAGGGGGGGGTGGACCTGCAGGCCTCGCGCAAGGCGGCGTTTACGGTGCGCAGGGCGGCGCTCAAGGTCCGGTCGGCCATGGGCGGCGCGCCGACCCAGAAGATGGCGGCCTTGGGGTTGGCGGCAAGGACCATGTCCATGAGGCGTGCGGCGGCGGCGGCATAGGCCGCCTTCCACGGGGTGGAGTCGAAGAGCACCCGCGTGCCGTCGGCGGTGACCAGGGGCATGGCGTCGTTGGCCCCGATCATGAAAATGGCCACATCCGGCCGGTGGTTGCGCAC
Above is a genomic segment from Desulfolutivibrio sulfodismutans DSM 3696 containing:
- a CDS encoding DUF459 domain-containing protein, translating into MTRPTGGRCPRPWLHFSAFTPIFSHFLTLCLVGLWLLAASGCGDSPEPVDVTPRDLFRTRAPKKAPPVILLVGDSLSISLADTLDGVLNGHGSRLFRLGKVGGGLTRPELLDFPQALPELVRNHRPDVAIFMIGANDAMPLVTADGTRVLFDSTPWKAAYAAAAARLMDMVLAANPKAAIFWVGAPPMADRTLSAALRTVNAALREACRSTPPCRFIDTWETFSDAEDAYTPTARDLSGALIPLRTGDGVHLTDAGARRLAARVISATGDALPIPPSPARDTLFAALTEATPVPQATAAPPPSDEGPRKHVVQRGETLASIARQHGLAPDALRRANKGLDPKKLRPGQTLVLPSGGDGP
- a CDS encoding NupC/NupG family nucleoside CNT transporter produces the protein MVQSATGLLVLVLIAWLVSENRRAVRLWTIVVGIVLQLAVGFLFLKIAVIKDAFLSLNRLVMALDTATTAGTTFVFGFLGGAPLPFAETGMGSTFVMACKALPLILVVSALSSLLFYWRVLPVLVKVLSKALQKTMGIGGALGVSVAANIFVGMVEAPLFIRPYLANMTRSELFAVMTAGMATIAGTVMVLYATFLQNVIPDALGHILVASIISAPAAILVSMVMIPETGKITDGEIVPPNPAAGPMDAITRGASDGMGLLINVTGTLIVLVAMVSLADQALGLLPDVMGAPLTLPRLFGFVFRPLVWVIGVPWAESETAGMLMGVKTALNELLAYLEMSRLPADALSERSRLIMTYAMCGFANFGSLGILVGGMGAMAPSRRGEIVALGMRSLVSGTLATLMTGAVVGIFL